In Deinococcus planocerae, the DNA window GGCGCCGGGGAAGAGCCCGCGCACCACCTCGATCTCGCGCGGGTTTTCGTTGATGTGGCTGGTGAAGCGCACACCCGGGAACTCGCCCGTCAGCGCCGCGCAGGCGTCGAGGACTCCCTCGCTCGCCGACAGGGCAAACCGCGGCGTGACGGCGTACAGGGCGCGGCCCGTCCCGTGCCAGCGTTCGATCAGCGCCTTCCCCTCGGCGTAGGCCCGCTCCGGTGTGGTGTGCAGTTCGGGCCTCAAGAGGCGGTCGGAGACGACCTGCCCGGCCACCACCCTCAGGCCGCTGCGGGCCGCCTCCCCGAAAAAGGCGTCCATCGCGGCGGCGTAGTGGCTGCCGAACACCAGGGCGGTCGTCGTGCCGTTCGCCGCGAGGGCGGACAGGAACTCGCGCGCAACCGCCCCGGCGTAGGTGGCGTCGGCCAGGCGCGCCTCCTCCGGCAGGGTGTTGCGGTCGAGCCACTCGAGCAGTCCCATCCCCAGCCCGCCCAGCACCCGGACCTGCGGGTAGTGGACATGGGTGTCCACGAAGCCGGGCAGCAGCACGCCGCCGCGCAGGTCCACGACCTCGGCGCGGGGGTGCGCGCCGCGCAGGTCCGGGTAGGGCGACGCGGCCAGGATGCGGCCCCCCTCGACGAGCAGGGCGCCGTCGTCCAGGATATGCAGCGCGTCCGGCGCGTCAAACGGGTTCCCAGGCGTGTGCATCAGGGTGGCGCGGTAGAGCTTCATGGGGTCCTCTGGGAGCCAGGGCTGACGGGCGCAAAGAGGCGGGCCGCCTCCTGAGGGCCGTGTTCGGCGGCTTCGAGAACCTGCCCAAGCTGCGCGGCCACGCTCAGGGCGATGACCGCCGGGCTCTTGCCCCGAATGCCGGGAAGGCCGATGGGCGTGGTGATGCGCTCCAGGCTGGTCTCGGTGTGCCCCACCGCCCGGAGCTGCTCCCGGAAGCGCGCCCACTTGACCTTCGACCCGATGAGTCCGGTAAATCCCAGATCGGGGCGTCGCAGGGCGGCGTCGCACAGGGCGGCGTCCTCGGCGTGGTCGTGGGTCATGATCACGAGGTGGGTTCCGGCGGGCAGCTCCGCCAGGGCCAGCTCGGGAACCGGCGCGTGATGGACGTGCAGGCGGGCCGGGCCGCCCTCCAGCGGGGCCAGCCGTTCGGGGGTGAGTTGCCCCGCCCGCGAGTCGATCAGGTGGAGGTCGACCTCCAGCCGCGCGAGGAGCCGCGCGAGTTCCAGGCCCACGTGCCCCACCCCGAAAACGGCGAGGTGTGGGCGCGCGGTCGCCAGGGGTTCGAGAAGCAGCGTCACCTCGCCGCCGCAGCACTGGCGCCCGTACTCGTTCGGGGCCCGGTCGGTCAGCCGCAGGGTGAGGAGTTCGGGGGCCGACGCCCGGCAGGCGAGCAGCGCCCGGGCACGCTCGACGGCGGTCGCCTCCAGGTTGCCGCCGCCCACGCTGTCCCAGCTCTCCGCCGGGCCAACGACCATCTTCGCGCCCGCCTCGCGGGGGGCATGTCCCCGGACGGCGGCGACGGTCACCAGGACACCCGGTTCGCCGCGTTCGGAGAGGCTTTGGACCGCTTCGAGCCAGCGCATGTCAGTCTGCCGCCACATGAGCGGGAGGGGTGGGCCGCGCGCTCGCCTGCCGCGCCTCGTCCAGCGCCCAGTAGACGGCCTCGGGGGTGGCGGGGCTGGCGAGGAGGGTGACGCGCCCCTCCGGCCCGAACGCCGCCGCCGCCTGCCGCAACGCCTCGCGCACGCTGATCGCCAGCATCAGGGGCGGCTCGCCCACCGCCTTGGAGCCGTACACCACCCCGCTCTCGGTGGCCCGTTCCAGCAGCGCCACGTTGAAGACCTCGGGCATCTCCGAGAAGCTCGGCAGCTTGTAGGTGCTCGCAGCCTGGGTGGCGAGGCGACCCCGGTGCGGCCCGCCCGTGGTGTCCCAGCGCAGGTCTTCGAGCGTCAACCAGCCCGCCCCCTGCACGAAACCGCCCTCCACCTGCCCCAGGTCGATCAGCGGCGAGAGGCTGTCTCCCACGTCGTGCAGGATGTCCACCCGGCGCAGGCGGTACGCCCCGGAAAAGCCGTCCACCTCCACCTCGCTCACCGAGGCGCCGTAGGAGAAGTACTTGAAGGGCTCGCCCTGCATGGTGGTGCGGTCCCAGTGCAGGCCGGGGGTGCGGTAAAATCCCGCCGCCCAGAGCTGGGTCCGCAGGTGGTAGGCGTCGTGGACGACCTGCCGGAAGTCCATCCCCAGTTCGGGGTGCCCGACCGGGAAGACGCGCCCGTTCTCGAAGCGCACGTCCTGCGGGTGGACGCCCAGCCCCCCCACCTTCGCCGCCACCGTGCTCAGCGACCCCGCCGCCACCGCCGCCAGCCGCCCCTTGATCTGCTCGCAGGCGTCCTTGATCGCCCCGCCGTTGAGGTCCGCGCCGCTGGAGGCCGCCGTCGCCGAGGTGTTGGGCACCTTGTCCGTCCGGGTGGGCGCGAGCCGCACGCAGGAGAGCGAGACGCCCAGGGCGGTCGCCGCGACCTGCATCATCTTCGTGTGCAGGCCCTGGCCCATCTCGGTGCCGCCGTGGTTGATCAGGACCGAGCCGTCCTTGTACACGTGGACGAGCGCGCCCGCCTGGTTGTACGCCGTGAAGTTGAAGGAGATGCCGAACTTGACGGGCGTGACGGCGAGGCCGCGCTTGACGTGCGGGTGGGCGGCGTTGAAGGCCCGCACCTCCGCCTGCCTGGAGGCGAAGTCCGAGCGGGACAGGAGGGTGGTCCAGAGGTCTTCCAGCCGCTCGGCGTGGCGCACGGGCTGGCCGTAGGGGGTGGACTCGCCGGGGCGGTAGAAGTTGCGGCGGCGCAGTTCGTGGGGTTCCAGTCCGAGGAGCGGCGCGCAGCGACCCAGAATGTCCTCGATCACCAGCATTCCCTGCGGCCCGCCGAAGCCCCGGAAGGCCGTCTGCGAAGTCTTGTTCGTCTTCGCGATCCGCCCGTGGACCTCGACGTGGGGGATGGAATAGGCGTTGTCGATGTGGCACAGGGCGCGGGCGAGCACCGGCTCGGAGAGGTCGAGGCTCCACCCGCCGTCCGAGGTCAGGGTGGCCTGGAGGGCGAGCAGATGCCCGTCCGCGTCGAAGCCGACCTTCCAGCGGGCGTGGAAGGGGTGGCGCTTGCCGGTCAGGGTGAGGTCCTGCTGGCGGTTGAGACGCAGCCTCACCGGGCGGCCCGTGAGCACCGCCCCCAGCGCGGCGATGGCGGCGTACCCGTGCGGCTGCATCTCCTTGCCGCCGAAGCCGCCGCCCATCCGCAGGCACTGGACCGTGACCTCGCTGCTGGTGCGGCCCAGGACGTGCGCCACGATCTCCTGGGTCTCGGTGGGGTGCTGGGTGCTCGACTGCACGAAGACCTGCCCCCATTCGTCCACGTGGGCCAGCGAGGCGTTCGTCTCCAGGTAGAAGTGCTCCTGCCCGCCGAACTCGAACTCGCCCTCGAAGACGTGGGCCGCCTGCGAGAGCCCGTAGGCGGCGTCTCCCCGGCGCAGGGTGGGCTGACCTCCCTGGAAGGACTCGGCGGCGACGGCCTCCTGAATGGTGACCAGGGCGGGCAGCGGCCCGTACTCCACATCGATGGCCTCGGCCCCCAGCCGCGCGGCCTCGATGCTCTCGGCGAGCACCCAGCAGACCGCGTGGCCGTGGTACATGACCTCGCTCGGGAAGAGCGGCTCGTCGTGCTTGACCCCCGCGTCGTTCACGCCGGGCACGTCGTCGGCGGTGAGGACCCGCACCACGCCGGGCACGGTGAGGGCGGGCGCGACGTTCAGCCGCGTCACCCGCGCGTGGGCGTGGGGGGCCTGGAGCGGCCACGCGTGGAGGAGGTTCTGGAGCCGCACCCCCAGGTCGTCGGTATACAGCGCGTACCCCGTGACGTGCGCTTCGGCACTCTCGTGGGGAATGGCCTCACCCACGGCGCCCACTGGGGGCCGTTCATGCAGGCTGGTCATCCGGTCACCTCCTGGGCGGTCTTCTCGAAGTAGAACTTCAGCAGGGCCTGTTCCAGCATCGCCGCGCGGTAGGGGGCGCTGGCGCGGTGGTCGCCAAGCGGCGTGCCTTCCCCCCGCAGCACGCGGGCGGCCTCGCGCACCGTCCGCTCGTTCCAGGGATTGCCGGTCAGCGCCTCCTCCGCCCCGCGCGCCCGCAATGGGGTCGCCGCCACGCCGCCCAGCCCGATGCGGACCGTTCTCACCACGTCGCCGTCGAGATCCAGGGCGATGGCGACCGCCACGGAGGAGATGTCGTCGAAGCGGCGCTTGGCGATCTTGTAAAAGCCGGTGACGGGGGCGAGGGGCAGCGGAAGCCGCACCGCGCGGATGAGTTCGCCGGGCTGGCGCTGCGTCTGCCGGTAGCCGGTGAAGTAGGCCGAGAGCGGCACCTCGCGTTCGCCCGCCCGGGAGGCCAGCACCACCCGCGCGTCCAGGGCGAGCAGCACGGGCAGGCTGTCCCCGATGGGGCTGGCGGTGCCCAGGTTGCCCCCCAGCGTGGCGCTGTTGCGAATCAGGCGCGAGGCGAAGAGGGGGAAGAGTTCCCCGAGCAGCGGCACCCGGCCCGAGAGCCGCCGCTCGACCTCCGAGAGGCTGAGCGCCGCGCCGATCTCCACGTGGCCCCCCTGCCACGCCAGGGTGCGCAGTTCCGGCAGCCCGTCGAGCGCGACCGTGACGGCGGCGCGTGAGTGGCGCAGATTCACGTCCACCGCCCAGTCGGTGCCGCCCGCCAGAAGCACGGCCCCGGGGTGCGCGGCGAGCAGGTCGAGCGCCTCCGCGAGCGTCGTGGGGCGCCAGAACTCGCCGCCGGGGGTGGTCAGGTGGGTGGCCCGCGGAACGGGGGCGGGCCGCTCGCGGCGGCGGGCGAAGGCGTCGCCTTGCGCCGGGCCGCCCAGCGCGAGCGCCGCGTCCTGAATCGGGCGGTAGCCGGTGCAGCGGCAGAGGTTGCCGCTCAGGGCGTGGATGTCGAAATCCGTGGCGGGCCGGTCCTCGCGGTAGTACTCGGCGGCCATGCTCACCACGAACCCGGGGGTGCAGTAGCCGCACTGCGATCCACCGCGCACGGCGAGTTCGCGCTGCACCGGGTGGAGGTTGCCCGGCGTCCCCAGGCCCTCGGCGGTGACGACCTCCTGCCCGTTCAGGGCCGCGAGCAGGACGAGGCAACTGTTCACCGACTCCAGCCGGGTGCCGCCGTCCTCGGCGGGACGGGCGACCAGGACGGCGCAGGCGCCACACTCGCCCTCCGCGCAGCCCTCCTTGCTGCCGGTCAGGCCCTGGTCACGCAGCCAGTTCAGCAGCGTGGTGTGGGGCTGGGCTCCGCGCGCCTCGCGGGGCAC includes these proteins:
- the guaD gene encoding guanine deaminase: MKLYRATLMHTPGNPFDAPDALHILDDGALLVEGGRILAASPYPDLRGAHPRAEVVDLRGGVLLPGFVDTHVHYPQVRVLGGLGMGLLEWLDRNTLPEEARLADATYAGAVAREFLSALAANGTTTALVFGSHYAAAMDAFFGEAARSGLRVVAGQVVSDRLLRPELHTTPERAYAEGKALIERWHGTGRALYAVTPRFALSASEGVLDACAALTGEFPGVRFTSHINENPREIEVVRGLFPGARDYLDTYERAGLVTRHSVLAHNVHPTGRELDVMAARGCTAAHCPCSNSSLGSGLFPLRRHLEAGVHVSLGTDVGGGTGFSMLKEGLQAYFMQQLLGEAGQPLAPAHLLYLATRAGAQALDLHDRTGDFGAGKAFDAVYLRPPGGSTLATVLRHAESGERALAALFTLGTQADVARVWVEGDQVYERPATPSEVGV
- the xdhC gene encoding xanthine dehydrogenase accessory protein XdhC translates to MRWLEAVQSLSERGEPGVLVTVAAVRGHAPREAGAKMVVGPAESWDSVGGGNLEATAVERARALLACRASAPELLTLRLTDRAPNEYGRQCCGGEVTLLLEPLATARPHLAVFGVGHVGLELARLLARLEVDLHLIDSRAGQLTPERLAPLEGGPARLHVHHAPVPELALAELPAGTHLVIMTHDHAEDAALCDAALRRPDLGFTGLIGSKVKWARFREQLRAVGHTETSLERITTPIGLPGIRGKSPAVIALSVAAQLGQVLEAAEHGPQEAARLFAPVSPGSQRTP
- the xdhB gene encoding xanthine dehydrogenase molybdopterin binding subunit, translated to MTSLHERPPVGAVGEAIPHESAEAHVTGYALYTDDLGVRLQNLLHAWPLQAPHAHARVTRLNVAPALTVPGVVRVLTADDVPGVNDAGVKHDEPLFPSEVMYHGHAVCWVLAESIEAARLGAEAIDVEYGPLPALVTIQEAVAAESFQGGQPTLRRGDAAYGLSQAAHVFEGEFEFGGQEHFYLETNASLAHVDEWGQVFVQSSTQHPTETQEIVAHVLGRTSSEVTVQCLRMGGGFGGKEMQPHGYAAIAALGAVLTGRPVRLRLNRQQDLTLTGKRHPFHARWKVGFDADGHLLALQATLTSDGGWSLDLSEPVLARALCHIDNAYSIPHVEVHGRIAKTNKTSQTAFRGFGGPQGMLVIEDILGRCAPLLGLEPHELRRRNFYRPGESTPYGQPVRHAERLEDLWTTLLSRSDFASRQAEVRAFNAAHPHVKRGLAVTPVKFGISFNFTAYNQAGALVHVYKDGSVLINHGGTEMGQGLHTKMMQVAATALGVSLSCVRLAPTRTDKVPNTSATAASSGADLNGGAIKDACEQIKGRLAAVAAGSLSTVAAKVGGLGVHPQDVRFENGRVFPVGHPELGMDFRQVVHDAYHLRTQLWAAGFYRTPGLHWDRTTMQGEPFKYFSYGASVSEVEVDGFSGAYRLRRVDILHDVGDSLSPLIDLGQVEGGFVQGAGWLTLEDLRWDTTGGPHRGRLATQAASTYKLPSFSEMPEVFNVALLERATESGVVYGSKAVGEPPLMLAISVREALRQAAAAFGPEGRVTLLASPATPEAVYWALDEARQASARPTPPAHVAAD
- a CDS encoding xanthine dehydrogenase small subunit is translated as MDSITLTVNGVPREARGAQPHTTLLNWLRDQGLTGSKEGCAEGECGACAVLVARPAEDGGTRLESVNSCLVLLAALNGQEVVTAEGLGTPGNLHPVQRELAVRGGSQCGYCTPGFVVSMAAEYYREDRPATDFDIHALSGNLCRCTGYRPIQDAALALGGPAQGDAFARRRERPAPVPRATHLTTPGGEFWRPTTLAEALDLLAAHPGAVLLAGGTDWAVDVNLRHSRAAVTVALDGLPELRTLAWQGGHVEIGAALSLSEVERRLSGRVPLLGELFPLFASRLIRNSATLGGNLGTASPIGDSLPVLLALDARVVLASRAGEREVPLSAYFTGYRQTQRQPGELIRAVRLPLPLAPVTGFYKIAKRRFDDISSVAVAIALDLDGDVVRTVRIGLGGVAATPLRARGAEEALTGNPWNERTVREAARVLRGEGTPLGDHRASAPYRAAMLEQALLKFYFEKTAQEVTG